The following are from one region of the Flavobacteriaceae bacterium UJ101 genome:
- a CDS encoding phosphate regulon transcriptional regulatory protein (This protein is a positive regulator for the phosphate regulon. Transcription of this operon is positively regulated by PhoB and PhoR when phosphate is limited (By similarity); Contains 1 OmpR/PhoB-type DNA-binding domain; Contains 1 response regulatory domain.), giving the protein MKKKILIVDDEPNIVMALEYAFKKNHFEVFIARDGDEALTILEQNIPDVILLDIMMPNVDGYETLKQIKQNDQLKHTKVIFLSAKNKTADIDKGLSLGADLYLSKPFSIKKVLTEINELIQN; this is encoded by the coding sequence ATGAAAAAAAAGATTTTGATTGTAGACGATGAACCCAATATTGTAATGGCGTTAGAATATGCTTTTAAAAAGAATCATTTTGAAGTATTTATTGCTCGAGATGGTGATGAAGCCTTAACCATTTTAGAACAAAATATACCTGATGTTATTCTACTGGATATTATGATGCCCAATGTAGACGGTTACGAAACATTAAAACAAATTAAACAAAATGATCAACTAAAACATACGAAAGTTATTTTTCTTTCTGCCAAAAACAAAACCGCTGATATTGATAAAGGATTAAGCCTAGGTGCGGATCTTTATTTATCAAAACCTTTTTCCATCAAAAAAGTGCTTACTGAAATTAATGAATTAATACAAAACTAA
- a CDS encoding sensor protein (Member of the two-component regulatory system EvgS/EvgA. Phosphorylates EvgA via a four-step phosphorelay in response to environmental signals (By similarity); Contains 1 histidine kinase domain; Contains 1 HPt domain; Contains 1 response regulatory domain.; KEGG: azo:azo2412 UJ101; Phosphotransferases with a nitrogenous group as acceptor) translates to MSSPVLVIIILLYFVCLFFIALWAEKNAKSKWVNNPYIYTLSLAVYCSAWTYYGSVGIAASSGIHFLTIYLGPLIAFPLWIVIMRKMIRISKQQKISSIADFISLRYGNSRTLGALVTLICLIGIVPYISLQLKALSETFEIITHSVSSDSTTIFKDLTFYIAVLLALFTAFFGTQKTDASERKKGIIASIAFESIIKLIFFLIIGIYVTYFVFDGPTAIYNQITTHENFKNLTTLNGLEAGLNWFFMILLSFLAIFLLPRQFHVAVVENDREKYLKKSIWLFPLYLLLFNLFVIFIAWGGLLTISPKANPDYFSLLIPLENNHIFLACLVFFGGFSAIISMILISTLALSTMLSNNLIIPYGFISKLSQSNQEKNATYIKNIRRISIFSLIIFAYFFYVLFSVERSLFSIGLMSFTIIAQLAPAFLIGLFWNRGTSKAAIIGILVGFGITTYTLIAPFITDTILNDSNFSQLGPWGITALKPYQLFGIDFLSPAAHSVFWSLFFNLICYLYFSLSSKVNYRERNYAEMIVNNSHTIAQENSYVWKGEAYVDDIRNVLNRFLGEYRTERALNLFYQKHNISKDIQMANAKLINFAEKLLTGSIGSASAKILISNVVKEEEISIQEVLKILEESKETISTNRILKEQSNQLTALTHQLKEANKELQLLNLQKDDFLDTVAHELKTPLTSIRAASEVLMDHDMPSELKQQFLKNILYDSDRLSRLINNILDLEKLASGREQLDIQEYSIQQTLHKVINGIAHIASTKEIQIKNTTEKDFQVFYDEDRIIQVMTNLISNALKFCEPKKGFIQIYARKKENQLYLSVQDNGKGIPTDDIPFIFDKFYQSKNQNIKKPLGSGFGLAICKRIIESHKGVIWADSTYTQGAKLEFKIPCS, encoded by the coding sequence ATGAGTAGTCCGGTTTTAGTCATTATCATTCTATTATATTTTGTTTGCCTATTTTTTATAGCCTTATGGGCAGAAAAAAATGCCAAAAGTAAATGGGTCAACAACCCTTATATCTACACTCTATCCTTGGCTGTTTATTGTTCAGCATGGACCTATTATGGAAGTGTGGGTATTGCAGCTTCTTCAGGAATTCATTTTCTTACAATTTATTTAGGACCTCTCATTGCCTTTCCTCTATGGATTGTCATCATGCGAAAAATGATTCGTATCTCAAAACAACAAAAAATTTCTTCTATTGCAGATTTTATTTCTTTACGTTACGGAAATAGTCGTACTTTAGGTGCTTTGGTTACTTTAATATGTTTAATAGGAATTGTTCCTTATATATCTTTACAATTAAAGGCCCTATCTGAAACTTTTGAAATCATAACCCATAGTGTTTCTTCTGATTCTACCACTATTTTCAAAGATTTAACATTTTATATTGCAGTATTGCTCGCTTTATTCACAGCCTTCTTTGGTACTCAAAAAACAGATGCCTCTGAAAGAAAAAAAGGAATTATTGCTTCCATTGCTTTTGAATCGATTATTAAACTTATTTTCTTTTTAATCATTGGAATTTATGTTACCTATTTTGTATTTGATGGTCCAACTGCTATTTATAACCAAATAACAACTCATGAAAATTTTAAAAACCTTACTACTTTAAATGGCTTAGAAGCCGGATTAAATTGGTTTTTCATGATTTTGTTGTCCTTTTTAGCTATTTTCTTGCTTCCGAGACAATTTCATGTTGCTGTTGTAGAAAATGATAGAGAGAAATATTTAAAAAAATCTATTTGGCTGTTTCCTTTGTACCTTTTATTGTTCAATTTATTTGTAATCTTTATTGCGTGGGGTGGTTTGCTAACTATTTCCCCAAAAGCCAATCCAGATTACTTTTCTCTGTTAATACCGCTAGAAAACAACCATATTTTCTTAGCGTGTTTGGTATTTTTTGGTGGATTTTCTGCTATCATTTCTATGATTTTAATTTCTACCCTAGCCTTATCAACCATGCTCAGTAACAACTTGATTATTCCCTATGGTTTTATTTCTAAATTAAGTCAAAGTAATCAAGAGAAAAATGCAACCTATATCAAAAACATTCGTAGAATTTCTATTTTTTCACTGATTATTTTTGCCTATTTCTTTTATGTTTTATTTTCCGTAGAACGTTCCTTATTTTCCATTGGATTAATGTCTTTTACGATTATTGCACAATTAGCGCCTGCTTTTTTAATCGGATTATTTTGGAACAGGGGAACCTCAAAAGCAGCCATTATAGGTATTCTAGTCGGTTTTGGAATTACCACTTATACCCTCATCGCTCCTTTTATCACGGATACCATTTTAAACGATTCTAATTTCTCACAATTAGGTCCCTGGGGAATTACGGCTTTAAAACCTTATCAACTTTTTGGAATCGATTTTCTTTCACCTGCTGCTCATTCTGTTTTTTGGAGTTTATTTTTTAATTTAATTTGCTACTTATACTTTTCTCTTTCTTCTAAAGTTAACTATCGTGAGCGTAATTACGCTGAAATGATTGTAAACAATTCACATACGATTGCACAAGAAAATTCATATGTATGGAAAGGAGAAGCTTATGTAGATGATATTCGAAATGTCTTAAATCGATTTTTAGGAGAATATAGAACAGAAAGGGCTTTAAATCTATTTTACCAAAAGCACAATATTTCCAAAGACATTCAAATGGCCAATGCTAAGCTGATCAATTTTGCTGAAAAATTACTCACTGGATCTATTGGAAGTGCTTCTGCCAAAATATTGATATCTAATGTAGTAAAAGAAGAAGAAATCAGTATTCAAGAAGTTTTAAAAATACTAGAAGAATCAAAAGAAACGATTTCTACCAATCGTATTTTGAAAGAACAATCGAATCAATTAACGGCCTTAACCCATCAATTAAAGGAAGCTAACAAAGAACTCCAATTACTCAACTTACAAAAAGATGATTTTTTAGATACCGTTGCACATGAATTAAAAACACCGTTAACCTCTATCCGAGCAGCGAGTGAAGTTTTAATGGACCATGATATGCCTTCGGAACTTAAACAACAATTTTTAAAGAATATTCTTTACGATTCCGATCGTTTGTCTAGGTTAATTAATAATATTCTCGATTTAGAAAAGTTAGCTTCAGGAAGAGAACAATTGGATATTCAAGAATATTCCATTCAACAAACCTTACATAAAGTAATCAATGGAATCGCACATATTGCATCAACAAAAGAAATACAAATAAAAAACACTACTGAAAAAGACTTTCAAGTTTTTTACGATGAAGACCGAATCATACAGGTTATGACAAATCTAATTTCCAATGCTTTAAAATTTTGTGAACCTAAAAAAGGTTTTATTCAAATTTATGCTCGTAAAAAAGAAAATCAATTGTATCTTTCTGTTCAAGATAATGGTAAAGGAATACCCACAGATGACATTCCCTTTATCTTCGATAAATTCTATCAATCTAAAAACCAAAATATTAAAAAACCACTCGGAAGTGGGTTTGGATTAGCCATTTGTAAACGTATTATAGAAAGTCACAAAGGGGTTATATGGGCTGATTCAACCTATACACAAGGTGCTAAATTAGAGTTTAAAATTCCATGTTCATGA
- a CDS encoding putative symporter YwcA (Belongs to the sodium:solute symporter (SSF) (TC 2.A.21) family.), whose protein sequence is MDVQMWTYILVGVTFSIYIGIAIWSRAGSTKEFYVAGGGVSPLANAMATAADWMSAASFISMAGIISFAGYDGAVYLMGWTGGYVLLALLLAPYLRKFGKFTVPDFIGDRYYSKTARFVAVLCALLVSFTYVAGQMRGVGLVFSRFLEVDIDTGVIIGMIIVLFYAVLGGMKGITYTQVAQYCVLIFAFMVPAIFISIQMTGNPIPQFGFGDTLADGTGTYLLDKLDGLSTELGFSEYTSGTKSTIDVFAITLALMVGTAGLPHVIVRFFTVKKVKDARKSAGLALFLIAILYTTAPAVAAFARTNLIETVSNRNYSEMPEWFNKWETTGLLTFTDKNNDGKIQYVADKATNELKVDRDIMVLANPEIANLPNWVIALVAAGGLAAALSTAAGLLLVISASVSHDLIKKMIKPDISEKNELIAARLSAVAAVCVAGYFGINPPGFVAAVVALAFGLAAASFFPAIILGIFYKRMNKEGAIAGMVVGITTMLLYMIKYKLGWFDAELPSKDEWWFGISPEGFGTIAMLLNFIVSLVICHFTSAPPKEVQDIVENIRIPSGAGEATHH, encoded by the coding sequence ATGGATGTTCAAATGTGGACGTACATCTTAGTAGGTGTAACCTTTTCAATATATATCGGAATTGCTATTTGGTCAAGAGCCGGTTCAACAAAAGAATTTTATGTAGCTGGAGGAGGCGTTTCTCCTTTAGCCAATGCCATGGCAACAGCTGCCGATTGGATGTCAGCAGCTTCCTTTATTTCCATGGCTGGAATCATTTCCTTTGCGGGTTATGATGGTGCTGTATATTTAATGGGCTGGACAGGGGGCTATGTACTTCTTGCCTTACTTCTAGCTCCTTATTTACGAAAATTTGGAAAATTTACTGTTCCTGATTTTATTGGTGATCGCTACTATTCCAAAACAGCTCGATTTGTAGCAGTACTATGTGCTTTACTCGTGTCTTTCACTTATGTAGCAGGGCAAATGAGAGGGGTCGGTTTGGTATTTTCTAGATTTTTAGAAGTAGATATTGATACAGGCGTTATCATTGGAATGATTATCGTTTTATTCTACGCTGTTTTAGGTGGAATGAAAGGTATTACCTATACCCAAGTTGCTCAATATTGTGTATTAATTTTTGCTTTCATGGTTCCCGCTATCTTTATTTCCATTCAAATGACAGGAAATCCTATTCCTCAATTTGGTTTTGGAGATACCTTAGCTGATGGAACAGGAACCTATTTACTCGATAAACTAGACGGGCTCTCTACTGAATTAGGTTTTTCAGAATATACCTCAGGAACTAAAAGTACCATTGATGTATTTGCCATTACCTTAGCTTTAATGGTAGGTACAGCTGGTTTACCTCACGTAATTGTACGTTTCTTTACCGTTAAAAAAGTAAAAGATGCTCGAAAATCAGCAGGATTAGCCTTGTTTTTAATTGCTATTTTATATACCACAGCACCTGCCGTGGCCGCTTTTGCTCGTACCAATCTTATTGAAACCGTAAGCAACCGTAATTATTCTGAAATGCCGGAATGGTTTAACAAATGGGAAACTACAGGACTTTTAACCTTTACCGACAAAAACAATGATGGTAAGATTCAATACGTAGCCGATAAAGCAACCAATGAATTAAAAGTAGACCGTGACATCATGGTATTGGCTAATCCTGAAATTGCTAACTTACCTAATTGGGTAATTGCATTAGTTGCTGCAGGAGGTTTAGCCGCTGCATTATCCACTGCCGCAGGATTATTATTGGTCATTTCAGCCTCTGTTTCACATGATTTAATCAAAAAAATGATTAAACCTGATATTTCAGAGAAAAACGAATTAATTGCAGCCCGTTTATCTGCTGTTGCAGCTGTTTGCGTTGCGGGATATTTTGGAATTAATCCTCCAGGTTTTGTCGCCGCCGTCGTCGCCTTAGCATTTGGATTAGCTGCTGCATCCTTCTTCCCTGCTATTATTTTAGGAATTTTCTATAAACGAATGAATAAAGAAGGTGCTATTGCAGGAATGGTTGTGGGAATTACGACTATGCTATTGTATATGATTAAATATAAACTAGGATGGTTTGATGCTGAACTTCCTTCTAAAGATGAATGGTGGTTTGGAATCTCTCCTGAAGGATTTGGAACCATTGCCATGTTATTGAATTTTATTGTTTCTCTAGTAATTTGTCATTTTACTTCTGCACCACCAAAAGAAGTACAAGATATTGTTGAGAATATTAGAATTCCAAGTGGAGCGGGTGAAGCAACACATCATTAA
- the ACSS|acs gene encoding acetate--CoA ligase (Catalyzes the conversion of acetate into acetyl-CoA (AcCoA), an essential intermediate at the junction of anabolic and catabolic pathways. AcsA undergoes a two-step reaction. In the first half reaction, AcsA combines acetate with ATP to form acetyl-adenylate (AcAMP) intermediate. In the second half reaction, it can then transfer the acetyl group from AcAMP to the sulfhydryl group of CoA, forming the product AcCoA; Belongs to the ATP-dependent AMP-binding enzyme family.; KEGG: phe:Phep_3517 acetyl-CoA synthetase), whose translation MSQENFQIKTFAEYKKAYKESVENPEAFWDNIAHQFLWKKPWDKTLEYDFSKPEINWFKGGKLNITENCLDRHLEERGNKTAIIWEPNDPDEESRHITYRQLYVKVNRFANVLKNNGIKKGDRVCLYMPMIPELAIAMLACARIGAVHSIVFAGFSSTAIASRINDAQCKLLITANEVYRGTKRVALKEICDEALKDCPSIERVIVYRRMVESTPMMGGRDVFWADELLRAEAECPAEEMDAEDMLFILYTSGSTGKPKGMVHTCGGYMVGATYTFQNVFQMEENDRYWCTADIGWITGHSYIIYGPLCSGATTVMFEGVPSYPDYGRFWEICAKLRITHFYTAPTAIRALEKHPLELVEKHNLSHLKVLGSVGEPINEEAWHWYNDHIGKSNCPIVDTWWQTETGGIMISPIAGITPTRPTFATLPLPGVQPALMDEQGNEIEFNSTAAEGRLTIKYPWPSIARTIYGDHQRYKEVYFSAYEGKYFTGDGAYRDATGNYRITGRVDDVVIVSGHNLGTAPIENAINEHEQVVESAIVGFPHDIKGKALYAYITVYDGVEVNEDLEREIKELVSKHIGPIAKPDKIQFVSGLPKTRSGKIMRRILRKIASNDTSNMGDTSTLLNPEIVEEIMEGALV comes from the coding sequence ATGAGTCAAGAAAATTTTCAAATCAAAACCTTCGCTGAATATAAAAAAGCATACAAAGAAAGTGTTGAAAATCCTGAAGCTTTTTGGGACAACATCGCACACCAATTTCTTTGGAAAAAGCCTTGGGATAAAACGTTAGAATATGATTTTAGTAAACCTGAAATCAACTGGTTTAAAGGTGGAAAGCTTAATATTACAGAGAACTGTTTAGATCGTCACTTAGAAGAACGAGGAAACAAAACTGCTATTATCTGGGAGCCTAATGATCCTGATGAAGAATCTCGTCACATTACATACAGACAATTGTACGTAAAAGTAAACCGTTTTGCCAATGTTTTAAAAAACAACGGTATCAAAAAAGGTGATCGTGTCTGCCTGTACATGCCTATGATTCCTGAATTAGCTATTGCTATGTTAGCATGTGCTCGAATCGGAGCCGTACATTCTATTGTCTTTGCTGGCTTCTCCTCTACTGCTATTGCCAGCCGAATTAATGATGCACAATGTAAATTATTAATTACAGCAAATGAAGTATATAGAGGAACCAAACGTGTAGCTTTAAAAGAAATATGTGATGAAGCATTAAAAGATTGTCCTTCTATTGAACGCGTGATTGTATACCGTCGAATGGTAGAATCAACTCCTATGATGGGTGGTCGTGATGTTTTCTGGGCAGATGAATTATTAAGAGCCGAAGCCGAATGTCCTGCTGAAGAAATGGACGCAGAAGATATGTTGTTTATTTTATACACTTCTGGCTCTACTGGAAAGCCAAAAGGAATGGTCCATACCTGTGGTGGCTATATGGTAGGTGCTACTTATACCTTCCAAAATGTTTTCCAAATGGAGGAAAACGATCGTTATTGGTGTACAGCAGATATCGGTTGGATTACAGGACATTCCTATATTATTTACGGACCTTTATGCTCAGGGGCAACAACGGTTATGTTTGAAGGCGTTCCTTCTTATCCTGATTACGGGCGTTTTTGGGAAATTTGTGCAAAACTACGCATCACTCATTTCTACACAGCACCTACCGCTATTCGTGCATTAGAAAAGCATCCTTTAGAATTAGTTGAAAAGCACAATTTATCACATTTAAAGGTATTAGGTTCGGTTGGAGAACCAATTAATGAAGAAGCATGGCACTGGTACAATGATCATATTGGAAAGTCGAATTGCCCTATTGTAGATACATGGTGGCAAACTGAAACGGGCGGTATTATGATCTCTCCTATTGCCGGCATTACACCGACACGTCCTACTTTTGCTACCTTACCACTACCCGGTGTACAACCCGCTTTAATGGATGAACAGGGTAATGAAATTGAATTTAACAGTACCGCAGCTGAGGGACGTTTAACCATTAAATATCCTTGGCCTTCTATTGCCCGAACTATTTATGGAGATCATCAGCGTTATAAAGAAGTATATTTTTCAGCTTATGAAGGTAAATACTTCACTGGAGATGGTGCCTATCGAGATGCAACAGGTAACTACCGTATCACAGGTCGTGTAGATGACGTAGTAATTGTCTCAGGTCATAACTTAGGAACAGCTCCTATTGAAAATGCAATTAATGAACATGAGCAAGTAGTAGAATCGGCTATTGTAGGCTTTCCTCATGATATAAAAGGGAAAGCTTTATACGCTTATATAACCGTTTATGATGGCGTTGAAGTGAATGAAGACTTAGAACGAGAAATTAAAGAATTGGTTTCCAAACATATTGGACCTATTGCAAAACCGGATAAGATTCAATTTGTTAGCGGATTACCTAAAACACGTTCTGGAAAAATTATGCGTCGTATTTTACGTAAAATTGCATCGAACGACACTTCGAATATGGGGGATACTTCTACCCTACTAAACCCTGAAATTGTAGAAGAAATTATGGAAGGGGCTTTGGTTTAG